A stretch of the Papaver somniferum cultivar HN1 chromosome 6, ASM357369v1, whole genome shotgun sequence genome encodes the following:
- the LOC113289307 gene encoding GATA zinc finger domain-containing protein 11-like, whose translation MSEASLAEPKSAEYYISEVQRIFRQNDCSHVSVVEELGAFFSDSFRPGLSHISLKNLKTCLKQGVTDLSKEVDQMVEPVLGMHKITSSLKDKERGVVSSLPSKKQKSSSSSTPISTPTCSDSSIGPQSSTQGSGSDTVVSDESGRKGGKGKRCSNCSSPTTPQWRVGPSGAKTLCNACGIRYKKQKAASDAKGAEEDTESVNDYLLTLLEDGGMQAKAALYKHNDELAKQLEHMEQKLEEVLDIVVSKCRQMNIVEKQQLRNLIQTLSPKNLDRVVQIIKRRKLPKGGQSFYELNIDLDKEDNGTLWRLYYYVRAAENAKRLSLAELQQGKVVVIN comes from the exons ATGTCAGAAGCTTCACTTGCTGAACCGAAATCTGCTGAATATTACATTTCTGAAGTTCAACGTATTTTCCGCCAAAATGATTGTAGCCATGTTTCGGTGGTTGAAGAACTTGGTGCATTTTTTTCCGACAGCTTTAGGCCTGGTCTTTCACACATCTCTTTGAAAAATTTGAAGACATGTCTCAAGCAAGGTGTCACTGACCTAAGCAAGGAAGTTGATCAG ATGGTGGAGCCTGTTTTAGGTATGCACAAGATAACATCGTCCTTAAAAGACAAGGAACGTGGGGTTGTCAGCTCACTTCCATCTAAGAAGCAAAAATCATCCTCTTCTTCCACTCCAATAAGTACGCCTACATGTAGTGATTCCTCCATTGGCCCCCAATCTTCTACGCAG GGATCAGGTTCAGACACAGTTGTGTCCGATGAAAGTGGCCGCAAGGGTGGGAAGGGAAAAAGATGTAGTAATTGCAGCTCACCAACGACACCTCAATGGAGAGTTGGACCCAGTGGGGCTAAG ACTTTGTGTAACGCTTGTGGGATCAGATACAAAAAACAGAAAGCTGCGTCAGATGCCAAAGGTGCTGAGGAAGACACAGAATCT GTGAATGATTATTTACTTACTCTTCTGGAGGATGGTGGAATGCAAGCTAAGGCAGCCTTGTATAAACATAATGATGAATTAGCTAAAcag CTAGAACACATGGAGCAGAAGCTCGAAGAAGTTCTTGATATTGTAGTGTCCAAGTGCAG ACAAATGAACATTGTCGAGAAGCAACAGCTTCGGAATCTGATTCAGACTCTGTCCCCAAAAAATCTAGATCGAGTTGTACAAATTATCAAACGTAGAAAGCTACCAAAAGGTGGACAATCGTTTTACGAGCTGAACATTGATCTGGATAAGGAG GATAATGGAACACTTTGGAGATTGTACTATTACGTGCGAGCAGCTGAAAATGCTAAACGGCTTTCACTAGCGGAACTGCAGCAAGGAAAGGTCGTGGTGATAAACTAA